One segment of Mycolicibacterium sp. YH-1 DNA contains the following:
- a CDS encoding hemophore-related protein, with protein MIQPSLTKLAVGLGGLALTLTAGAGVASAAPDLGPAINTTCTYPQLVSALNAQDPQVGTVFSQTPILQKGLRDFIEAGPEARTRQAQNVSAAPAFQPYIGTIAAAFNTCNNF; from the coding sequence ATGATCCAACCGTCGTTGACCAAGCTGGCCGTCGGGCTTGGGGGACTGGCACTGACGTTGACCGCTGGCGCTGGGGTCGCCTCCGCAGCTCCTGACCTGGGCCCAGCCATCAACACCACCTGCACGTATCCGCAACTGGTTTCGGCACTCAACGCGCAAGATCCGCAGGTTGGCACGGTATTCAGTCAGACGCCGATCTTGCAGAAGGGCCTGCGCGACTTCATCGAGGCGGGGCCAGAGGCGCGGACGCGGCAGGCCCAGAATGTGTCGGCCGCGCCAGCATTTCAGCCCTACATCGGCACGATCGCAGCGGCTTTCAATACCTGCAATAACTTCTGA
- the pks2 gene encoding type I polyketide synthase produces MGYAPVTPVAVIGMGCRLPGGINSPDKLWEALERGDNLVTEIPADRWDVDEFYDPEPGVPGKSVTRYGGFLDDIWGFDAPFFGLRTHEATFMDPNHRLLMETSWEAIEHAGMAPGSLFGSKTGVFMGVVHDDHVVLTYESGVVHDPYAYPGNTPSMASGRIAFWLGVHGPALTVDSACSTGLLALHLAFRSLNDGESDLALAGGVNTLISGIMNTAGAALGMFSPTGCCHSFDVAADGFVRSEGSAVVLLKRLPDALRDGDRIHAVIRGTAANHDGRTKTISRPSLDAQANAYRAALANAGVDPVTVGMVEAHGTGTRVGDPIEFGSLAQVYGSDGPCALGSAKSNFGHTEGAAGVVGLIKTTLALQHGVVPQSLHFTRLTDDLARIDTGLFVPTETTPWPSRDGQDRRRAAVSSYGLSGTNVHAVLEQAPEPAHHDEVSPGHPGSLVFALSATSPEALRRTSGRLAEWVRGRADQLVPSDLAYTLARRRGHRPVRAAVVAASVSELTDRLLEVAEVDAAYPPAVGQDDRGPVWVFSGQGSQWPAMGADLLAAEPAFAATVAQAEPLIAAEAGFSVTQAMSAPETVTGIDRVQPTLFTMQVALAAAMRSHGVVPGAVVGHSLGEVAAAVVAGALSLEDGVRVICRRSRLLTTISGAGAMASVELPAQRVREELAVRGLTDVVVSVVASPESTVIGGTTQAVRDLVEMWERRDIMAREVAVDVASHSPQVDPILAQLTDALADLTPRTPSVPYYSATLDDPRQQRDLDGSYWADNLRNPVRFADAVQAALEDGHRVFGELSPHPLLTRAVEQTASASDISVQALPCLLRQQELRHGLFEFLANLYCAGAAVDFATLYPTGQLVDAPLPSWTHRRLRIGTGGASPQALGTRTVTVHPLLGAHVRLPEEPERHAWQGDVGTAALPWLGDHQVHAVTALPGAAYCEMALAAARTVLGEQSEVRDIRFEQMLLLDKQTPISTIVSVDTPGVAEFEVVTDHEGERTRRAIATLHVVDEDDADNEPQPHDVSALLAAHPLRTEGDELRQLFNSRGVALGAAFAGLIAAHTADDASTLVTEIALPGPLRAQQGAYGIHPVLLDACFQSVAAHQAVNDDTDGGLLVPLSVRRIRICDSARNPRYCVVRLTPHDRSGFEADLDVLDESGKPVVIVRGFRLGSSATEGSEAQRLLAERLLTVEWRQSALPPIPDADPGQWLLITTSTTEDALTTGLIESMKALDAQCDWLGWPEHADHPAYLEQLSGRLRASAVKGLVVVLPTPVGSPDEDGLTRAREHVSHLVRIARELTEAPGEPPRLYVLTRAAQAVQHGDGANLDQAGLRGLVRVVGAEHPQLRPTQIDVDIDCDPEKVALELLSGSDEDETAWRDGQWYVARLRPTPLRPDERRTTVVDHGSGGMRLEIRTPGDLASMEFAAFDRVPPGRGEIEVAVSSSSINFADVLVAFGQYPSVEGVLPQPGTDFAGVVTAVGPDVTDHRVGDHVGGFSKNGCWATFVICDARAAVTLPPGLTDELAAATTTAYATAWYGLHDQARIGAGDRVLIHSATGGVGQAAIAIARAAGAEIFATAGSPARRELLRSMGIEHVYDSRSIEFADLIRKDTDGEGVDIVLNSLTGAAQRAGLELLSIDGRFVEIGKLDVYANTRLGLYPFRRNLTFHYVDLALMVKSRPRKIADLLRRVYRLVAEGELPPPEITRYPLAEAATAIRVMGAAEHTGKLVLDVPHSGRSSVVVPPEQARVFREDGAYIITGGLGGLGLFLAAEMAGAGCGRIVLTSRSQPNPQAEQAIARIRATGTDVHVECGDIAEPATAERLVAAATATGLPVRGVLHAAAVVEDATLTSITDELIDRDWVAKVCGAWHMHRALRDVEAEAPLDWFCSFSSAAALLGSPGQGAYAAANSWLDAFTHWRRAQGLPATAIAWGAWGQVGRAASLEEGRTTMITPEEGAHAFETLLRYDRTYTGYMPTAGTPLFTALVARSPFAEAFKTAGGAQHDTATMRAELLTLSPDEWPTRLRRLVTEQASLILRRTVDPDHAFPDHGLDSLGYLELRSRIEAETGIRITPKAIATHNTARALGKHLADSLAAELTTT; encoded by the coding sequence ATGGGGTACGCCCCAGTCACTCCCGTCGCAGTGATCGGAATGGGCTGTCGGCTCCCCGGTGGCATCAACTCGCCGGACAAACTGTGGGAGGCGCTGGAGCGCGGGGACAACCTGGTCACCGAGATCCCGGCCGATCGCTGGGACGTCGACGAGTTCTACGACCCCGAGCCGGGGGTGCCTGGCAAGTCGGTGACGCGCTACGGCGGATTCCTGGACGACATTTGGGGTTTCGACGCCCCGTTCTTCGGTCTGCGGACACATGAGGCCACCTTCATGGATCCCAACCACCGGTTGCTGATGGAGACTTCATGGGAGGCCATCGAGCACGCCGGCATGGCTCCAGGCTCGCTGTTCGGGTCCAAGACGGGTGTCTTCATGGGGGTGGTCCACGATGACCACGTCGTGCTGACCTACGAGTCTGGCGTCGTCCACGATCCCTACGCGTACCCCGGCAATACCCCCAGCATGGCTTCCGGGCGCATTGCGTTTTGGCTGGGAGTGCACGGCCCGGCACTGACGGTGGACTCCGCATGTTCGACCGGTCTACTCGCTCTGCACCTGGCCTTTCGCAGCCTGAATGACGGCGAGAGTGACCTCGCCCTGGCGGGCGGGGTCAACACCCTGATCTCGGGGATCATGAACACGGCGGGGGCGGCGCTGGGGATGTTCTCCCCGACCGGCTGCTGCCATTCTTTCGACGTCGCGGCGGACGGGTTTGTACGGTCCGAGGGAAGCGCCGTGGTCTTGCTGAAGCGCCTGCCGGACGCACTGCGAGACGGCGACCGGATTCACGCGGTGATACGTGGCACGGCAGCCAATCACGACGGCCGCACCAAGACCATCTCCAGGCCGTCGTTGGATGCACAGGCCAACGCGTACCGCGCAGCGCTGGCGAATGCGGGCGTGGACCCCGTCACGGTCGGCATGGTGGAGGCCCACGGCACCGGCACCCGGGTCGGCGACCCGATCGAGTTCGGCAGCCTCGCCCAGGTATACGGGTCGGATGGCCCTTGCGCACTCGGATCGGCGAAGAGCAACTTCGGGCACACCGAGGGCGCGGCCGGTGTGGTGGGGCTGATCAAGACCACCCTCGCGCTGCAACACGGCGTGGTCCCGCAGTCACTGCACTTCACCCGGCTGACCGATGACCTTGCACGGATCGACACGGGACTGTTCGTTCCGACCGAGACCACGCCGTGGCCGTCGCGAGACGGCCAGGACCGCCGACGGGCGGCCGTGTCGTCGTACGGTCTGAGCGGAACAAACGTTCATGCCGTGCTGGAACAGGCACCCGAACCGGCGCACCACGACGAAGTCTCCCCCGGCCACCCCGGCTCTCTGGTCTTCGCACTGTCAGCCACCTCACCCGAGGCGCTGCGACGCACCTCCGGGCGGCTCGCCGAGTGGGTGAGGGGCCGTGCCGATCAGCTGGTGCCATCGGATCTGGCGTACACCCTGGCGCGCAGGCGCGGACACCGGCCCGTGCGCGCTGCCGTGGTCGCCGCGAGCGTTTCCGAGCTGACCGACCGTTTGCTTGAGGTCGCCGAGGTCGACGCGGCGTATCCACCTGCGGTGGGCCAGGACGACCGGGGACCCGTGTGGGTGTTCTCCGGACAGGGCTCGCAGTGGCCCGCGATGGGTGCAGATCTGCTGGCGGCCGAGCCGGCGTTCGCCGCGACGGTCGCGCAGGCCGAGCCGTTGATCGCCGCCGAAGCGGGATTCTCGGTGACGCAGGCGATGTCGGCGCCGGAGACAGTCACCGGTATCGACCGAGTCCAGCCGACCCTGTTCACCATGCAGGTCGCGTTGGCCGCCGCGATGCGCTCCCACGGGGTGGTCCCCGGCGCAGTCGTCGGGCACTCGCTCGGGGAAGTCGCCGCGGCCGTTGTCGCAGGAGCACTTTCACTCGAAGACGGGGTCCGCGTCATCTGCCGCCGCTCGCGGTTGTTGACCACGATCTCCGGCGCCGGGGCGATGGCATCGGTGGAGCTGCCCGCCCAACGCGTCCGTGAGGAACTGGCTGTTCGCGGTCTCACGGATGTCGTGGTGTCGGTGGTCGCCTCGCCGGAGTCCACCGTCATCGGCGGTACGACCCAGGCGGTTAGGGACTTGGTCGAGATGTGGGAGCGCCGCGACATCATGGCACGCGAGGTGGCGGTCGACGTCGCATCGCACTCACCGCAGGTCGACCCGATCCTCGCCCAGTTGACCGATGCGTTGGCCGATCTCACGCCCAGGACACCGTCAGTCCCGTACTACTCGGCGACTCTCGACGACCCACGGCAGCAGCGGGACTTGGACGGTAGTTATTGGGCGGACAATCTGCGCAATCCGGTGCGCTTCGCCGACGCGGTGCAGGCGGCGCTCGAGGACGGCCATCGAGTCTTCGGCGAGCTCTCCCCCCACCCTCTGTTGACCCGCGCGGTCGAGCAGACGGCCAGCGCATCCGACATCTCAGTCCAGGCGCTGCCCTGCCTTCTGCGCCAGCAGGAGCTGCGGCACGGACTGTTCGAGTTCCTGGCGAACCTCTATTGTGCCGGCGCCGCAGTGGATTTCGCGACGCTCTACCCGACGGGACAGCTGGTCGACGCGCCGCTGCCGAGTTGGACCCACCGTCGGCTGCGCATCGGAACCGGCGGCGCGAGCCCCCAGGCGCTAGGCACCCGGACCGTCACTGTGCATCCACTGTTGGGCGCCCATGTCCGCCTGCCCGAGGAGCCGGAGCGCCACGCCTGGCAGGGCGATGTCGGCACCGCGGCACTGCCTTGGCTGGGTGACCATCAGGTACATGCCGTGACCGCCCTTCCCGGGGCCGCCTACTGCGAGATGGCGCTGGCGGCCGCTCGCACCGTGCTTGGCGAGCAATCCGAGGTTCGTGACATCCGCTTCGAGCAGATGTTGCTGCTGGACAAGCAAACCCCGATATCCACGATTGTCTCGGTTGACACACCCGGCGTCGCGGAGTTCGAGGTGGTGACCGATCACGAGGGCGAACGCACGCGGCGAGCCATCGCCACGCTGCACGTCGTGGACGAAGACGACGCCGACAATGAGCCGCAGCCACACGACGTGTCCGCGCTGCTCGCCGCGCACCCATTGCGCACCGAGGGGGACGAGCTACGGCAGCTGTTCAACTCGCGCGGGGTCGCGCTGGGTGCGGCATTTGCAGGTCTGATCGCCGCTCACACCGCCGACGATGCGTCCACCCTGGTCACCGAGATCGCATTGCCCGGCCCGCTGCGCGCGCAACAGGGCGCCTACGGCATACACCCGGTGTTGCTCGATGCCTGCTTCCAGTCCGTCGCCGCGCACCAGGCGGTCAATGACGACACCGACGGTGGTCTGCTCGTGCCGTTGAGTGTGCGACGGATCCGTATCTGCGATTCGGCACGCAATCCTCGCTACTGCGTCGTCCGGCTGACCCCGCACGATCGGTCGGGTTTCGAGGCCGACCTCGACGTTCTCGATGAGTCCGGGAAGCCTGTGGTCATTGTCCGGGGATTCCGGCTGGGCAGCAGCGCCACCGAGGGAAGCGAAGCGCAGCGGCTCCTCGCCGAGCGCCTCCTTACCGTCGAATGGCGGCAGAGCGCCCTACCCCCCATACCGGATGCCGACCCCGGCCAGTGGCTCCTGATCACTACCTCCACCACCGAGGACGCCCTGACGACGGGACTCATCGAGTCGATGAAAGCCCTTGATGCACAATGTGATTGGCTTGGCTGGCCGGAACATGCCGACCATCCCGCCTATCTCGAGCAACTGAGCGGTCGGCTGCGGGCGAGTGCCGTCAAGGGCCTCGTCGTGGTGCTCCCGACACCGGTGGGCAGTCCGGATGAAGACGGATTGACCAGGGCCCGTGAGCATGTCTCTCACCTGGTGCGGATCGCCCGCGAACTGACGGAGGCACCTGGAGAACCACCGCGTCTCTATGTGCTGACAAGGGCCGCCCAGGCCGTCCAGCATGGGGATGGGGCCAACCTCGACCAGGCGGGACTACGCGGCCTGGTGCGCGTGGTCGGAGCCGAACATCCACAGCTGCGTCCCACCCAGATCGACGTGGACATCGACTGCGATCCCGAAAAGGTGGCACTCGAACTGCTATCGGGCTCGGACGAGGACGAAACCGCGTGGCGGGACGGCCAGTGGTACGTGGCCCGACTGCGGCCCACTCCCCTGCGACCGGACGAGCGCCGCACCACCGTGGTGGACCACGGGAGTGGCGGCATGCGCTTGGAGATCCGCACCCCGGGCGATCTGGCGAGCATGGAATTCGCGGCCTTCGACCGGGTTCCGCCGGGGCGGGGCGAGATTGAGGTCGCGGTCAGCTCATCCAGCATCAACTTCGCCGATGTCCTGGTCGCGTTCGGCCAATACCCGAGCGTCGAGGGGGTTCTGCCGCAGCCGGGCACCGATTTCGCCGGCGTGGTGACCGCGGTCGGACCCGACGTCACCGATCATCGGGTCGGTGACCATGTCGGCGGCTTCTCGAAGAACGGATGCTGGGCCACGTTCGTCATCTGCGACGCTCGCGCTGCCGTGACACTGCCGCCCGGGTTGACCGACGAGTTGGCGGCCGCGACGACCACTGCGTACGCGACGGCCTGGTACGGCCTGCACGACCAGGCCAGGATCGGCGCCGGTGACCGGGTCTTGATCCACTCCGCCACCGGCGGTGTGGGCCAGGCGGCCATCGCGATCGCTCGCGCCGCGGGAGCGGAGATCTTCGCCACGGCGGGCAGCCCAGCACGTCGAGAATTGCTGCGCAGCATGGGCATAGAACATGTCTACGACTCGCGCAGCATCGAGTTCGCCGATCTGATCCGCAAGGACACGGACGGCGAGGGTGTTGATATCGTGCTCAACTCCCTCACCGGCGCTGCCCAGCGCGCGGGGCTCGAACTGCTGTCCATCGACGGACGGTTCGTGGAGATCGGCAAACTCGACGTCTACGCCAACACGCGACTGGGGCTCTATCCCTTCCGCCGCAACCTCACATTCCACTACGTCGACCTGGCGTTGATGGTCAAGAGCCGGCCTCGCAAGATCGCGGACCTGTTGCGCCGCGTGTACCGGCTCGTCGCGGAAGGTGAGCTGCCCCCGCCGGAGATCACCCGCTACCCACTCGCCGAGGCGGCCACCGCGATTCGTGTGATGGGCGCCGCGGAACACACCGGAAAGCTCGTGCTCGATGTCCCGCACAGCGGTCGCAGCAGCGTGGTCGTGCCACCGGAGCAGGCTCGGGTCTTCCGAGAGGATGGCGCCTACATCATCACCGGTGGCCTGGGCGGCCTCGGACTGTTCCTCGCCGCCGAGATGGCCGGAGCGGGCTGTGGCCGGATCGTGCTAACGAGCCGCTCGCAACCAAATCCTCAGGCCGAGCAGGCCATTGCGCGTATCCGTGCGACCGGCACTGACGTCCACGTGGAGTGCGGCGATATCGCCGAGCCGGCGACCGCCGAGCGTCTGGTCGCCGCCGCCACTGCCACCGGGCTTCCGGTACGCGGTGTGCTGCACGCCGCGGCGGTGGTGGAGGACGCCACCCTCACCAGCATCACGGACGAGCTGATCGACCGAGACTGGGTGGCCAAGGTCTGCGGCGCCTGGCATATGCACCGGGCCCTGCGTGATGTGGAGGCCGAGGCACCACTGGACTGGTTCTGCTCATTCTCGTCGGCAGCCGCACTGCTCGGCTCGCCAGGGCAGGGCGCCTACGCAGCGGCCAACAGCTGGTTGGACGCCTTCACCCACTGGCGTCGCGCCCAGGGTCTACCGGCCACCGCGATCGCGTGGGGAGCTTGGGGCCAGGTCGGCCGCGCCGCGTCCCTTGAAGAGGGCCGCACCACGATGATCACCCCCGAGGAGGGTGCGCACGCCTTCGAGACGCTGCTGCGTTACGACCGCACCTACACCGGCTACATGCCCACGGCGGGAACGCCTTTGTTCACCGCGCTCGTCGCGCGCAGCCCGTTCGCCGAGGCGTTCAAGACCGCGGGCGGAGCGCAGCACGACACCGCCACGATGCGCGCCGAGTTGCTCACGCTGTCCCCCGACGAGTGGCCGACCCGGCTTCGGCGCCTGGTGACCGAGCAGGCCAGCCTCATCCTGCGCCGCACCGTCGACCCCGACCACGCGTTCCCCGATCACGGCCTAGACTCCCTGGGCTACCTCGAACTGCGCAGCCGCATCGAGGCCGAGACCGGTATACGCATCACCCCCAAGGCCATCGCCACCCACAACACCGCACGAGCCCTGGGCAAGCACCTCGCCGATTCGCTGGCGGCTGAGCTGACCACAACGTAA